A stretch of the Nitratireductor thuwali genome encodes the following:
- a CDS encoding intradiol ring-cleavage dioxygenase: protein MITRRSAFAFLAVTAGGGTFLTAGLLRKMRPAVAAEPLITGAGICSIMPETTEGPFYFDPAQERSDITEGRPGVPLRVRLQVVDAACTPAPGARVDIWHCDAEGRYSGYPRQPGGVDTTGETFLRGTQFADGNGIATFTTIYPGWYPGRTPHIHFKAFPDNSSVLTGQMFFPDAVSRDIYENIPPYNDRALDGITWNARDGIARRAGDAALAEMARAGQRLDAALVVAVAG from the coding sequence ATGATCACGCGGCGCAGTGCCTTCGCCTTCCTCGCAGTCACCGCCGGCGGGGGAACGTTTCTTACGGCCGGGCTTTTGCGCAAGATGCGGCCGGCGGTCGCGGCGGAGCCGCTCATCACGGGCGCAGGTATCTGCTCCATCATGCCCGAAACCACCGAAGGTCCGTTTTACTTCGACCCCGCACAGGAGCGCTCGGACATCACGGAAGGACGCCCCGGCGTGCCGCTGCGGGTGCGCCTGCAGGTGGTCGACGCCGCCTGCACGCCTGCTCCCGGCGCGCGGGTGGACATCTGGCATTGCGACGCCGAGGGCCGTTATTCGGGCTATCCGCGACAGCCCGGCGGGGTCGACACCACGGGCGAAACCTTCCTGCGTGGCACGCAGTTCGCCGACGGAAACGGCATCGCCACCTTCACCACCATCTATCCCGGCTGGTATCCGGGCCGCACGCCGCATATCCATTTCAAGGCGTTTCCCGACAACAGCAGCGTATTGACCGGACAGATGTTCTTTCCCGACGCCGTCAGCCGCGACATCTATGAGAACATCCCGCCCTACAACGACCGCGCGCTGGACGGCATCACCTGGAACGCGCGCGACGGCATCGCCCGGCGCGCCGGCGAT